One window from the genome of Luteolibacter rhizosphaerae encodes:
- a CDS encoding DUF2130 domain-containing protein: MNEIKCPHCGKAFKIDEAGYSDIVKQVRDGEFEQQLHERLELAEQDKRNAIELATTKLSSELRQAAAAKDTEIQDLKAKLEAGELTRKLSVSEALSGVEKERDALANQLRQAKFDQQAASELAKANLLNELQKAAAQKDSEVQDLKAKLAAAEIAKKLALTEAVGAIEKERDELKGGLERAALEKQLAEKSLKDKYETQIKDRDDAIERLRDMKARLSTKMVGETLEQHCETEFNRIRATAFPKAYFEKDNDARTGSKGDYIFRDSDETGTEIISIMFEMKNENDRTATKNKNEDFLKELDKDRTAKGCEYAILVSLLESDSELYNTGIVDVFHRHPKMYVIRPQFFIPMITLLRNAAMNSVKYKSELALVKAQNIDITNFENQLEAFKTAFARNYDLASGHFQKAIDEIDKSILHLQKTKDALLGADRNLRLANDKAQDVTIKRLTKGNPTMAEKFAELKKTDPAPPSDLPLL, translated from the coding sequence ATGAATGAAATCAAATGCCCGCACTGTGGAAAAGCCTTCAAGATCGACGAGGCGGGATACTCGGACATCGTGAAGCAGGTTCGCGACGGCGAGTTCGAGCAGCAACTTCACGAGCGGCTTGAGCTGGCCGAGCAGGACAAGCGCAACGCCATCGAACTGGCTACGACCAAGCTCTCCAGTGAATTGCGACAGGCGGCCGCGGCCAAGGACACCGAGATCCAAGACCTGAAGGCCAAGCTGGAAGCTGGTGAACTAACGCGGAAGCTCTCTGTGAGCGAAGCACTCAGCGGCGTGGAGAAGGAACGCGATGCTCTCGCGAACCAGCTCAGGCAGGCGAAGTTCGACCAGCAAGCCGCTTCCGAGTTGGCTAAGGCAAATCTCCTAAACGAGCTGCAGAAGGCTGCGGCGCAGAAGGATTCGGAGGTTCAGGACCTGAAAGCCAAACTCGCCGCGGCAGAGATCGCGAAGAAGCTCGCTCTCACCGAGGCGGTCGGCGCCATCGAGAAAGAGCGGGACGAACTGAAAGGTGGCCTGGAACGGGCGGCACTGGAGAAGCAACTCGCCGAGAAGTCTCTCAAGGACAAATACGAGACCCAGATCAAGGATCGCGACGACGCGATCGAACGGCTGCGGGACATGAAGGCCCGGCTCTCGACCAAGATGGTCGGCGAGACGCTGGAGCAGCACTGCGAGACCGAGTTCAACCGCATCCGTGCAACGGCGTTCCCGAAGGCCTACTTCGAGAAGGACAACGATGCGCGGACCGGCAGCAAGGGCGACTACATCTTCCGCGACTCGGACGAAACCGGCACGGAGATCATCTCGATCATGTTCGAGATGAAGAACGAGAACGACCGGACCGCGACCAAGAACAAGAACGAGGATTTCCTGAAGGAGCTCGACAAGGACCGCACCGCGAAGGGCTGCGAGTACGCGATCCTGGTCTCGCTACTGGAGTCCGACAGCGAGCTCTACAACACCGGGATCGTCGATGTGTTCCATCGCCACCCGAAGATGTATGTGATCCGCCCGCAGTTCTTCATCCCGATGATCACGCTGCTGCGGAATGCGGCGATGAACTCAGTGAAATACAAGTCGGAGCTCGCCCTCGTGAAGGCGCAGAACATCGATATCACGAATTTCGAGAACCAGTTGGAGGCCTTCAAAACCGCTTTCGCGAGGAACTACGATCTCGCTTCCGGACACTTCCAGAAGGCGATCGACGAGATCGACAAGTCAATCCTCCACCTGCAAAAAACCAAGGATGCCTTGCTCGGTGCAGACCGGAACCTGCGCCTTGCGAACGATAAGGCCCAGGACGTGACGATCAAGCGGCTGACAAAGGGCAACCCGACGATGGCGGAGAAGTTCGCCGAGCTGAAGAAAACCGACCCCGCGCCGCCCTCCGACTTGCCGCTGCTGTGA
- the xseA gene encoding exodeoxyribonuclease VII large subunit produces the protein MDDLFAPKPAPAPKALSVTQLVRRMKNLLEVELGEVWVEGEVSNLKKQASGHWYFSLKDEGAQIQCAMFGARKRPGAEVMEDGVKVRAFAEPSVYEARGQLQIIVQRVERAGVGELQAKFEALKRKLQAEGLFDAARKKPLPSFPRTVGIVTSDTGAAIRDILNILERRAPWVQPVLYPVRVQGRGAEVEIARAIERMGNPERYGIPRCEVLIVGRGGGSIEDLWNFNEEIVARAIAACPVPIISAVGHEIDFTIADFVADLRAPTPSAAAELAVPDGDELRNRLALLKRRLSRRSVERIERLGIALENLRRGVLSRGGERLLREPSMRVDSARARMASAVATELRDRKQTLKELGRTLAAHHPARQVQLRLDHLARTKDQLDRAARRRLDTLEERLKRLRSLLRTLGPESAFERGFSIAMDEYGRIIRSKADVAPGDLIRTKVKDGEIRSEVR, from the coding sequence GTGGACGACCTCTTCGCCCCCAAACCCGCTCCAGCGCCCAAGGCGCTCTCCGTGACGCAACTGGTGCGACGGATGAAGAATCTGTTAGAAGTGGAGCTGGGCGAGGTGTGGGTGGAGGGCGAGGTCTCGAACCTGAAAAAGCAAGCCAGCGGCCACTGGTATTTCTCGCTCAAGGACGAGGGGGCACAGATCCAGTGCGCCATGTTCGGCGCGCGCAAGCGCCCGGGTGCCGAGGTCATGGAGGACGGCGTGAAGGTCCGCGCCTTCGCCGAGCCCAGCGTCTATGAGGCACGCGGCCAGCTCCAGATCATCGTCCAACGTGTCGAACGAGCCGGAGTCGGAGAGCTACAGGCGAAGTTCGAAGCGCTCAAACGGAAGCTGCAGGCCGAGGGCCTCTTCGATGCTGCGCGCAAGAAGCCCCTACCCTCTTTTCCGAGAACCGTGGGAATCGTGACCTCGGACACCGGGGCGGCGATCCGCGATATCCTCAATATCCTGGAGCGCCGCGCTCCTTGGGTGCAGCCGGTCCTTTATCCCGTCCGGGTCCAAGGGCGTGGAGCGGAAGTCGAGATTGCCCGGGCCATCGAGCGCATGGGAAATCCCGAGCGCTACGGAATCCCTCGCTGCGAAGTATTGATCGTCGGCCGTGGCGGGGGCTCGATCGAGGATCTCTGGAACTTCAACGAGGAGATCGTTGCCCGCGCCATCGCCGCCTGCCCCGTCCCGATCATCTCCGCGGTCGGTCACGAGATCGACTTCACCATCGCGGACTTCGTTGCGGATCTCCGGGCCCCCACCCCGAGTGCCGCCGCGGAGCTCGCCGTGCCGGATGGCGACGAACTGAGAAACCGCCTCGCACTCCTCAAGCGCCGCCTCTCCCGCCGCTCCGTCGAGCGTATCGAGCGTCTCGGCATCGCTTTGGAAAACCTCCGGCGCGGAGTCCTCTCGCGCGGCGGCGAGCGACTGCTGCGTGAGCCGAGCATGCGGGTGGATTCCGCCCGCGCCCGCATGGCCTCCGCCGTCGCCACCGAACTGCGCGACCGCAAGCAGACTCTCAAGGAGCTGGGCCGAACCCTCGCCGCCCATCATCCGGCGCGGCAGGTCCAGTTGCGTCTCGATCATCTCGCCCGTACCAAGGATCAACTTGATCGGGCCGCCCGCCGCCGCCTTGATACGCTGGAAGAGCGCCTGAAACGCCTCCGCTCCCTGCTCCGCACCCTCGGCCCGGAATCCGCCTTCGAACGCGGCTTCTCCATCGCCATGGACGAGTATGGCCGCATCATCCGCTCGAAAGCCGACGTGGCTCCGGGGGATCTAATCCGCACCAAGGTGAAGGACGGCGAGATCCGGAGCGAGGTGCGCTGA
- a CDS encoding DUF2721 domain-containing protein, with the protein MTLEVSTPALLFPAISLLFLSFTNRFLHLSALIRQLHKDWLQAGDALLRAQIDNLRRRLTLIRMMQLFGAISLFLCVGSMIAVIGNLQVIAVPTFTVALLLMGCSLACLCWEVWISGGALRIMLNAVEKEG; encoded by the coding sequence GTGACACTCGAAGTCTCCACGCCCGCACTGCTTTTCCCCGCGATCAGCCTGCTCTTCCTCTCCTTCACCAACCGTTTCCTCCATCTCTCCGCGCTGATCCGCCAGCTTCACAAGGACTGGCTGCAGGCAGGTGACGCGCTGCTGCGCGCCCAGATCGACAACCTGCGTCGCCGCCTCACCCTGATCCGGATGATGCAGCTCTTCGGCGCCATCAGCCTCTTCCTCTGTGTCGGTTCGATGATTGCGGTGATCGGGAATCTGCAGGTGATCGCCGTGCCCACCTTCACGGTGGCCCTTCTCCTCATGGGATGCTCGCTGGCCTGCCTCTGCTGGGAGGTCTGGATCTCCGGCGGCGCATTGAGGATTATGCTCAATGCGGTTGAGAAAGAAGGCTGA